GAGGCGATGGAAAGTCACTTAAATCACATTCAGGAGACTGGCGATTATCAACTACATACAGTTTCAGAAATGCAACAACTGCTCAATAATTTTATGGGCGTTGAGCAGCATTTTGCAGCCTCTTGATCAATTAACAATGACCAATTAACAAATAACAATTAAAGTTCATAAATCAGTCTTTTTTATCCTGATCCAGTTACCTTCAACTTCTGCGTAGAATGAATTTTTAGGTGAAGCGAGCGCACCTCCAGGCAATGAGGATGTCCGAGACCGATTAGGGGCTGTAATTAAAAATGTTAGTTCTTCAATTTGATCGAAAGTAGGAGCTATAGATAAAGCTGCTTGTAAGAATTGCCTTAAGACACGGCGTTGTATTGCTAGGGGTGCATCGCGCAATACTACACGATTCAAGCTGAGAAGAGCGGAGTTTGGTTGAGTGTAGTTAATTGATTCGGAACTGATTGCCATTGCCTGCGATCGCAGGTCTTTTGCAGCTTGTTCTAAATATTCTACGTCTGCCCGTAACAGTTCAGCAGTTTGAGCTAAAGCTTGCTCTACTTGTGGGTTGAAATGAGTTTGTAAGTAGGGTAGCAACTGTTGACGGATGCGATTACGTGCATACTTGAGGTCTTGATTATAGACATCTTCCCAAATAGGTAGTTTTAAATCTTGACAGAACTGGAATGTTTCTGCGCGGCTAACTTCTAAAAGGGGGCGCGCCAGGTGTAATTCAGATGTTAGTAACCGTTGCCAGGTTAGTGCTTGCAAGCCATCAGCACCAGCACCTCGGATTAGATTATAGATCAAAGTTTCAGCGCGATCGCTTTTAGTATGACCTGTGACAATGTATTGGTAACTATGTGAAGAAGCAATTTTAGTTAATGCTTGATAGCGCCACTCTCTTGCTGCGCCCTCACTCTGGGTTACATGATCTGCTATTTGCAGATAAAACGGAAGTTGCCAGTTACAAGCAATTTGTTCGACATGAGCAGCGATGCCAGCATCTTTTGACCAACGGTGATCGCAATGTGCTATAGCTAGTTGCCAACCCCATTTTAGTTGTAAATCTAGCAGTAATTTAGTTAAGCACAGGGAATCTTGCCCACCAGAAACAGCTATTAATATACGTTGCTGCCGTTTTAATAACTGGCGATGTTGCAAAGTGCGATGCACTCGTGTATGAAGCGGTGTCCAAACCGGACGATTAACCATCAATATTACGGAGTTTCGTTATAAATTCAGCGGTCAAATTAAATAAACTGCTGGTATTTAACAGTTAGGATTTGACCGCTGCCATATTTCTAGATTTGATTGTTTTAGTTAATCTTCAGTATTGATTTTCCTATCAAGAAGATGGATTCATATCCTTCCAAACTTCATCTAGTAGCGAGTCTGTAGAATTTTCTTCTGACTCATTGGTATCCGATAGGTCTCCAAAATCAAACTCATTTTCATCATCTGATGCGCTGAGATCGAAATTAAACTCATCCTCATCAGCAGAGCTTGTTAGATCCAAGCCATTAACTTCAGAAGTTAAATCAAAATCACTGAGTTCAGAAGTTCTACCTAAATCCAAATTATCAGTTTCAGATCCAAAATCGAAATCACTGGTTTCAGCGATTGCCCCCAAGTCAAAATCATTGGCTTCAGTGCTAGCAGCTAAATCAAAATCATTGGTATCTAAGCCGAAATCAAAATCATTAGTTTCAGCAGCTTCCTCTACATCCAAACCCCGTGGTTCACCTGTGGCTATAAAATCAAAATCACTGGTTTCAGTGTTAGTAGCTAAATCAAAATCATTGGTATCTGAGCCGAGATCAAAATCAGTAGTTTCAGCAGTTTCTTCTACATTCAAACCAGTTGGTTCGCCTGTGGCTATGAAATCAAAAGCACTGGTTTCAGTGGTGGCAGCATCGAAATCACTGGTATCTGAGCCGAGATCAAAATCTGCGGTTACGTTTGTTTCTCCTAAGTCAAAATTATCTTGATTAGCAGTAGTTGCGAAATCAAAATCGCTGGTTTCAGTGCTGGCGGCATCGAAATCAGTGGTAGCGGCAGTTTCCCCTAAGTCAAAATTATCTTGGTCGGCAGTAGTTGCGAAATCAAAATCACTGGTTTCAGTGCTGATGGCATCAAAATTACTGGTATCTGAGCCGAGATCGAAATCAGTGGTAGCGGCAGTTTCCCCTAAGTCAAAATTATCTTGATCAGCAGTAGTTGCGAAATCAAAATCACTGGTTTCAGCTATTCCCAATTGCAAGTCATCCGCAGGAGTTTCTAAAACTTCCAAAGTACTGTTTTGAGTTACACCTGGCAGATCGAAATCCTCTTCGTCCGCTGTGATGGCTGCTGTTAGATCACTGCTTTCGCTAACTAAAGAGACTGCTGCCAAATTAACAGTATCAACTTGAATTGTGTCTGTTGCAGACACAAGCTGCTCTGGGTTAGCCGTAGGTACTTGTTGAGGTGTCAACACCTGCTGAGGAGGGCTGGCTGGTGTCTCTGCCGTAGGCGTTGTAGAGGCTTCAGGAGCAAATTCTAGGTTGATTCTGACTTTTCCTTTTACCCAGCCCCCAGAGCTAAATCTTAGGACTTCACAGTAAACTCCCTCACGGGAAAACCAGCCTTCCTGTGATTCTGACCATGTACCTAAGTTATGTGCTAACTGAGACTTAATGACATCTGCAAGTTCGCCAACTCTAAAAGTACGGTGTCCAATAAAAATTTTGGCAGATTCATCAATAGATAAAACTTCACCATTTTCCAGTGGCTGAAACTGATTATCCACGTTCATATTCCCTGATTAAATTTGTAGTTTTCATGCTGGTAAGCCTTGAGTTTTAAACAAGTGAAGAGTCATCAGCAGCAATTTGTTGGAAATTCTACACTAGATATTTCATCTAAGCTTACCCGTCACCTGCTTATACCTTACATTTTCGCGCTAATAGCTTAGGTGATAAAAGCTTAAAAGAACCATCCATAGCTGTGTAGTCCTTTACCTAGCAGATTCACCCCAAGATAGCAAATCCAAACAACCATAAACCCTGTGGCAGCTAAAATTGCTGGTCTACGTCCTTGCCAACCACGAGTAATTCGGGCATGAAGGTATGCCGCAAATACTAGCCAGGTAATCAAAGCCCAAGTTTCTTTTGGATCCCAACTCCAGTAAGAACCCCAAGCTTCATTTGCCCAAACTGCACCAGCGATAATTCCGATAGTTAATAGGGGAAATCCCAATCCAATAATGCGGTAACTGATGTTATCGAGTGTTTCAGCAAGATTAAGGCGCTGGGGTGACAGTGAGGGATTTAAGGCTTTAGTTGCCTCAGATATAGCTATAGGCAACTGTTCAGTGTCAACTAAATCGAGAACTGCTGTTTTCACAACATTATTGCTTTCAACGAAATTAGAGGCAGTATTAGAAGCGTTGCTAGATATTTGAGGCTGAGATACTAACTGAGTGTTTCGTTGTAGTCGATAGTGGCTTTCCTGATGTTCGCCTTTATTGCGATAACCACCAGTACCTACAGAACTGCCGCGCAGTTCAATATTTTGACCACGAGTAACTACTAAGAAAGCGATCGCCAGTAGAGAGCCTACCATCAAGGTAGAGTAGCTGATCATCATCACACTAACGTGCATCATCAGCCAATTCGATTTGAGTGCTGGTACTAGGGGTGCGGATGCCTGCATTTCTGCTGGTAATGTTATGGCAGCAAAGGCTGTAATACCCATTGCTACTGGCGCTGTCACCACTCCCACTAAGCGACTTCGGCTCATATTTTCAGCAATCAAATGAATGCTTGTGATTCCCCAAGTTAGGAAAAACAAAGATTCATAAAGATTGCTTAAGGGGAAGTAGCCAGCTTCTAACCACCTAGCGCCTAATAAAGTGGCAATGGTCATATTTGCGATCGCCATTCCTGCTGTTCCCAACGATGCTATATAAGGAATTCCTGGAAAAGCTGCCCCTATCCAGTAAATTAACATCGTGAGAAAAAGCACAGCAAACGAAATATTATCTAACTTGTTCTGGAGTGCAACCAGATCCATAAAGTGTTCTCCCCAGGGGTTTTGAAACAATCCATATTCAGAGCCAATATTATCGTATCGGTTCTCGCTGCATCGGGTATTTTAGCTGTCACCTCTCAACTTTCTGTTTAAGTCCTTTAAAACACCAGCTTCTTGGGACAATTCTTCCAACTTCTCCTACCTAAGTTTGATCGAAAAATCTTAATCAGGGGATAAGGGAAGTGAGGGAGTATTTTATA
The nucleotide sequence above comes from Oculatellaceae cyanobacterium. Encoded proteins:
- the tilS gene encoding tRNA lysidine(34) synthetase TilS, with the translated sequence MVNRPVWTPLHTRVHRTLQHRQLLKRQQRILIAVSGGQDSLCLTKLLLDLQLKWGWQLAIAHCDHRWSKDAGIAAHVEQIACNWQLPFYLQIADHVTQSEGAAREWRYQALTKIASSHSYQYIVTGHTKSDRAETLIYNLIRGAGADGLQALTWQRLLTSELHLARPLLEVSRAETFQFCQDLKLPIWEDVYNQDLKYARNRIRQQLLPYLQTHFNPQVEQALAQTAELLRADVEYLEQAAKDLRSQAMAISSESINYTQPNSALLSLNRVVLRDAPLAIQRRVLRQFLQAALSIAPTFDQIEELTFLITAPNRSRTSSLPGGALASPKNSFYAEVEGNWIRIKKTDL
- a CDS encoding KGK domain-containing protein; translated protein: MNVDNQFQPLENGEVLSIDESAKIFIGHRTFRVGELADVIKSQLAHNLGTWSESQEGWFSREGVYCEVLRFSSGGWVKGKVRINLEFAPEASTTPTAETPASPPQQVLTPQQVPTANPEQLVSATDTIQVDTVNLAAVSLVSESSDLTAAITADEEDFDLPGVTQNSTLEVLETPADDLQLGIAETSDFDFATTADQDNFDLGETAATTDFDLGSDTSNFDAISTETSDFDFATTADQDNFDLGETAATTDFDAASTETSDFDFATTANQDNFDLGETNVTADFDLGSDTSDFDAATTETSAFDFIATGEPTGLNVEETAETTDFDLGSDTNDFDLATNTETSDFDFIATGEPRGLDVEEAAETNDFDFGLDTNDFDLAASTEANDFDLGAIAETSDFDFGSETDNLDLGRTSELSDFDLTSEVNGLDLTSSADEDEFNFDLSASDDENEFDFGDLSDTNESEENSTDSLLDEVWKDMNPSS
- the ccsB gene encoding c-type cytochrome biogenesis protein CcsB, with the protein product MDLVALQNKLDNISFAVLFLTMLIYWIGAAFPGIPYIASLGTAGMAIANMTIATLLGARWLEAGYFPLSNLYESLFFLTWGITSIHLIAENMSRSRLVGVVTAPVAMGITAFAAITLPAEMQASAPLVPALKSNWLMMHVSVMMISYSTLMVGSLLAIAFLVVTRGQNIELRGSSVGTGGYRNKGEHQESHYRLQRNTQLVSQPQISSNASNTASNFVESNNVVKTAVLDLVDTEQLPIAISEATKALNPSLSPQRLNLAETLDNISYRIIGLGFPLLTIGIIAGAVWANEAWGSYWSWDPKETWALITWLVFAAYLHARITRGWQGRRPAILAATGFMVVWICYLGVNLLGKGLHSYGWFF